The following proteins come from a genomic window of Chryseobacterium glaciei:
- a CDS encoding glycosyltransferase, which translates to MRKKIITSAFSNLYTDQRIEKVCRTLHENGYEIELIGNDWGGAEKMQRPYSFSRIQLISKSLKTAYFEFNWKLYHELKKKADQNTILHANDLDALLPNYLIAKKLNIPLVFDSHEIFSEMPAIQGKMSQKLWRYLERSIVPKVKFMMTASGSYGKWFQKKYGVDPIIVQNAPRKIDFTFEIPENSPKVILYQGAINPFRGIDKVILSMHHLDNVILKIAGDGPRKKKYEELVIKENLQHKVQFLGKLKPEDLREITITVDCGMSIEENGGESYFYSLPNKVLDCIQARVPLILSNLPEMQNIKSQFDIGEIIKDHQPENIAESINLILNKGRKNYQPELEKAANILCWENEEVKLLKVFEEASIAL; encoded by the coding sequence ATGAGGAAAAAAATAATCACATCTGCTTTTAGTAATTTATATACAGATCAACGTATCGAAAAGGTTTGCAGGACTTTGCATGAAAACGGCTATGAGATTGAATTAATAGGAAATGATTGGGGTGGTGCAGAAAAAATGCAGCGACCTTATTCTTTTTCCAGAATACAATTAATTTCTAAAAGTTTAAAAACAGCCTACTTTGAGTTTAACTGGAAGCTGTATCACGAATTAAAGAAAAAGGCAGATCAAAATACCATTCTTCATGCTAATGATTTGGATGCCTTGCTACCTAATTATCTTATTGCTAAAAAATTAAATATTCCTTTGGTTTTTGACAGTCATGAAATTTTTTCCGAAATGCCGGCAATTCAAGGCAAAATGTCACAAAAATTATGGAGATATCTTGAAAGGAGCATCGTTCCGAAAGTGAAATTCATGATGACAGCGAGTGGAAGTTATGGAAAATGGTTCCAAAAAAAGTATGGAGTTGATCCAATTATTGTTCAAAATGCTCCCCGAAAAATAGATTTTACTTTTGAAATTCCTGAAAATAGTCCAAAAGTAATTTTATATCAAGGCGCAATAAATCCTTTTCGTGGAATTGATAAAGTTATTTTATCAATGCACCATCTTGATAATGTAATTTTAAAAATTGCGGGAGATGGTCCTCGTAAAAAGAAATACGAAGAATTGGTTATTAAAGAAAATCTTCAACATAAAGTTCAATTTTTAGGAAAATTAAAACCAGAAGATTTAAGAGAAATCACAATAACAGTTGATTGCGGAATGAGCATTGAAGAGAATGGGGGAGAGAGTTATTTTTATTCTTTACCTAATAAAGTTTTAGATTGCATTCAGGCACGAGTTCCTTTAATTTTGTCAAATCTCCCAGAAATGCAGAATATTAAAAGTCAATTTGATATTGGAGAAATCATAAAAGATCATCAGCCTGAAAATATTGCTGAATCGATCAATTTAATTTTAAATAAAGGAAGAAAAAATTATCAACCCGAACTCGAAAAAGCAGCAAATATTCTTTGCTGGGAAAATGAGGAGGTAAAATTATTAAAGGTTTTTGAAGAGGCTTCAATTGCGCTATAA
- a CDS encoding uroporphyrinogen decarboxylase — MNPEISTYVGYSASLFVVLSFILKDVRKIRIVNMIGCICFVIYGIFSGMLWPVIIPNGLVCFIQIYHLLAGKKSK; from the coding sequence ATGAATCCCGAAATTTCTACTTACGTCGGATATTCTGCCTCACTTTTCGTTGTGTTGAGCTTTATATTGAAAGATGTAAGAAAAATCAGAATTGTTAATATGATTGGCTGTATTTGTTTTGTCATTTACGGTATTTTTAGCGGAATGCTTTGGCCGGTGATCATACCTAACGGGCTGGTTTGCTTTATACAAATTTACCATTTGTTGGCAGGAAAAAAAAGTAAATGA
- a CDS encoding ATP-dependent Clp protease ATP-binding subunit, giving the protein MDYKFSQGLSQVFKQSKSEAKRLKSEFLNTEHLLLGIIKTENSAKEILQNLNADLTQIRRKIETLNTASLNPISEEVTNISFTKMADHSIKRAELECRQYKSNEINTVHLLLGILYKYEDPTSSILGAYDIDYEGVSKEYQTMLKNSGQTPQMSAYDDDEEREDFEQMRKPTGNLGSAKSKTPTLDNFGRDLTSLARDGKLDPVIGREKEIERVSQILSRRKKNNPLLIGEPGVGKSAIAEGLALRIQQKKVSRVLYGKRVITLDLASLVAGTKYRGQFEERMKAIMTELEKNRDVILFIDELHTIVGAGSSTGSLDASNMFKPALARGEIQCIGATTLDEYRQYIEKDGALERRFQKVMVEPTNIEETIQILNQIKDKYEEHHNVVYTPEAILACVNLTARYITDRFLPDKAIDAMDEAGSRVYIKNMKVPTEIIDFEQKIEDIKELKQKAVKAQDYLEARKLKDEEERLQMELNSAQDKWDKDVKEKKETVTDENVAEVVSMMSGVPVTKVGKNELDKLAQMDEKLNGKVIGQEEAVKKVVKAIQRNRAGLKDPNRPIGTFIFLGTTGVGKTELAKVMARELFESDESLIRIDMSEYMEKFAVSRLVGAPPGYVGYEEGGQLTEAVRRKPYAVVLLDEIEKAHPDVFNILLQILDEGHVTDSLGRKIDFRNTIIILTSNIGTRDIKDFGDGVGFGTSAKKTGSDTRARGTIENALKKAFAPEFLNRIDDIVIFNSLEKEDIKKIIDLELNKLYTRLDKLGYKVDLTEEAKDFISEKGWDKDFGARPLKRAIQKYIEDLLAEMLVNKQLNEGETIILDVNEAKDGLAGKAQKTKKTVEKSS; this is encoded by the coding sequence ATGGATTATAAGTTTTCACAAGGTTTGAGCCAAGTGTTCAAACAAAGCAAAAGCGAAGCTAAACGGCTGAAAAGTGAATTTCTCAATACAGAACATCTACTTTTAGGTATTATAAAAACGGAAAACTCTGCAAAAGAAATCCTTCAAAACCTTAATGCGGATTTAACACAAATCAGAAGAAAAATTGAAACTCTAAATACAGCAAGTCTTAATCCTATTTCTGAGGAGGTTACCAATATTTCTTTCACCAAGATGGCAGATCATTCCATCAAACGTGCTGAGTTAGAATGCAGACAGTATAAAAGTAATGAAATTAATACCGTTCATTTGCTTTTAGGCATTCTATATAAATATGAAGACCCCACCTCAAGTATATTAGGTGCTTACGACATCGACTATGAAGGAGTATCAAAAGAATATCAAACTATGCTAAAAAATTCTGGCCAAACACCACAAATGAGTGCTTACGATGACGACGAAGAGAGAGAGGATTTTGAGCAAATGAGAAAGCCTACAGGAAATTTAGGGTCTGCAAAAAGTAAAACTCCAACTTTGGATAACTTTGGTAGAGACCTTACTTCTTTGGCAAGAGATGGGAAATTAGACCCAGTGATCGGTCGTGAGAAAGAAATCGAAAGAGTTTCTCAAATTTTATCAAGAAGAAAGAAGAACAATCCGTTGCTTATCGGTGAACCTGGAGTTGGTAAATCTGCCATCGCTGAAGGTTTAGCTTTAAGAATTCAACAGAAGAAAGTTTCAAGAGTTCTTTATGGTAAAAGAGTAATCACTTTGGATTTGGCGAGTTTGGTAGCAGGTACAAAATACCGTGGACAGTTTGAAGAGAGAATGAAGGCTATCATGACGGAATTAGAAAAAAACCGTGATGTGATCTTATTCATCGACGAGCTTCACACGATTGTTGGCGCGGGTAGCTCTACTGGAAGTTTAGATGCTTCCAATATGTTCAAACCGGCTTTAGCAAGAGGTGAGATCCAATGTATTGGTGCTACAACTCTTGATGAGTACCGTCAGTATATTGAAAAAGATGGTGCTTTGGAGAGAAGATTCCAGAAAGTAATGGTGGAACCGACTAATATTGAAGAAACCATTCAGATCTTGAATCAAATCAAAGACAAATACGAAGAACATCATAATGTAGTGTATACTCCGGAAGCAATTCTGGCTTGTGTTAATTTAACAGCCAGATATATTACAGACCGTTTCTTACCGGATAAAGCAATTGATGCAATGGACGAAGCTGGATCTCGTGTTTATATTAAAAACATGAAAGTTCCTACTGAGATCATTGATTTTGAACAGAAAATTGAAGACATTAAAGAACTGAAACAGAAAGCTGTAAAAGCTCAGGATTATCTTGAGGCAAGAAAGCTTAAAGATGAAGAAGAGCGTCTTCAGATGGAATTAAATTCTGCTCAAGATAAGTGGGACAAAGATGTAAAAGAGAAGAAAGAAACCGTAACCGATGAAAATGTTGCGGAAGTAGTTTCTATGATGAGCGGTGTTCCTGTAACGAAAGTCGGTAAAAATGAGCTTGATAAACTAGCTCAAATGGACGAAAAACTGAACGGAAAAGTTATCGGTCAGGAAGAAGCAGTGAAGAAAGTTGTTAAAGCTATTCAAAGAAACAGAGCGGGTCTTAAAGATCCAAACCGTCCAATTGGAACATTTATTTTCCTTGGAACAACGGGTGTTGGTAAAACTGAGCTGGCTAAAGTAATGGCAAGAGAACTTTTCGAATCTGACGAATCTTTGATCAGAATCGATATGAGTGAATACATGGAAAAATTCGCGGTTTCAAGATTGGTTGGTGCGCCTCCGGGATACGTTGGATACGAGGAAGGTGGACAATTAACAGAAGCTGTAAGAAGAAAACCTTATGCTGTGGTTCTTTTAGATGAGATTGAAAAAGCTCACCCGGATGTATTCAATATTTTGTTGCAGATCTTAGATGAAGGTCACGTTACGGACAGTTTAGGAAGAAAAATTGATTTTAGAAATACAATCATTATCCTTACTTCAAACATCGGAACCAGAGATATTAAAGACTTCGGTGACGGTGTAGGATTCGGAACTTCAGCTAAGAAAACAGGTTCTGATACAAGAGCTAGAGGAACAATCGAAAATGCCCTTAAAAAAGCATTTGCTCCTGAATTCCTGAATAGAATTGATGATATTGTGATCTTCAACTCTCTTGAGAAAGAAGACATCAAAAAAATCATTGATCTTGAATTGAACAAGCTTTACACCAGACTAGATAAATTAGGATATAAAGTTGATTTAACTGAAGAAGCGAAAGACTTTATTTCTGAAAAAGGTTGGGACAAAGACTTTGGTGCAAGACCTCTAAAAAGAGCGATCCAGAAATATATTGAAGATTTATTAGCTGAAATGTTGGTAAACAAACAATTAAATGAAGGAGAAACTATTATTTTAGACGTGAATGAAGCGAAAGACGGCTTAGCCGGAAAAGCTCAGAAAACAAAAAAGACGGTTGAAAAATCTTCTTAA
- the mnmA gene encoding tRNA 2-thiouridine(34) synthase MnmA — protein sequence MKIVVGLSGGVDSSVTAYLLQQQGHEVVALFMRNWNDASVTLEDECPWIEDSNDALMVAQKLGIPFQVIDMSDLYKERIVDYMFDEYQKGRTPNPDVLCNREVKFDVFMKTAMSLGADKVATGHYARVDSTFDENGKEIFHLLAGKDNNKDQSYFLCQLNQDQLSKALFPIGELTKPEVREIAKEIGLVTADKKDSQGLCFIGKVSLPQFLQQQLVPKEGEIVEIFKDSPLFSQETPKFSSKEEELEFLSQKINYKKADGKVIGKHQGAQFFTIGQSKGLGIGGHKESCFIVSRDMENNIIFVGEGHSFPGLHKKALKVDNSELHWVREDLRLKNGESMEVLARFRYRQALQKATIFQFENSFYMEFEELQSAIAEGQFASWYLDDELIGSGVIA from the coding sequence ATGAAAATAGTAGTAGGATTATCTGGAGGTGTAGACTCCAGTGTTACGGCATATTTGCTGCAGCAACAAGGTCATGAAGTCGTGGCTTTGTTTATGAGAAACTGGAACGATGCTTCGGTAACGTTAGAAGATGAATGCCCTTGGATAGAGGACAGTAACGACGCGTTGATGGTTGCCCAGAAGTTGGGAATCCCGTTTCAGGTGATTGATATGAGCGATCTTTACAAGGAAAGAATCGTTGATTATATGTTTGACGAATATCAGAAAGGAAGAACTCCAAACCCTGATGTTTTGTGTAACAGAGAGGTGAAATTTGATGTTTTTATGAAAACAGCGATGTCTTTAGGTGCTGATAAAGTAGCAACGGGACATTATGCAAGAGTAGATTCTACTTTTGACGAAAACGGAAAAGAGATTTTTCATCTTTTAGCCGGAAAAGACAATAATAAAGATCAATCATACTTTTTATGTCAATTGAATCAGGATCAATTGTCTAAAGCATTATTTCCAATTGGAGAATTAACAAAACCTGAAGTAAGAGAAATTGCAAAAGAAATCGGATTGGTTACGGCTGATAAAAAAGATTCGCAGGGATTATGTTTTATCGGAAAAGTAAGTCTTCCTCAGTTTTTACAACAACAATTGGTTCCGAAAGAAGGTGAAATTGTAGAAATTTTCAAAGATTCGCCTTTATTTTCTCAGGAAACGCCGAAATTTTCTTCAAAAGAAGAAGAATTAGAATTTTTAAGTCAAAAAATCAATTATAAAAAAGCGGACGGAAAAGTGATCGGAAAGCATCAAGGTGCCCAATTTTTCACGATCGGTCAAAGCAAAGGATTAGGAATCGGCGGACATAAAGAAAGCTGTTTTATCGTATCAAGAGATATGGAAAACAACATTATTTTCGTTGGAGAAGGTCACAGCTTCCCAGGTTTGCATAAAAAAGCCTTGAAAGTTGATAATTCTGAACTTCACTGGGTTCGCGAAGATCTAAGACTGAAAAATGGAGAATCAATGGAAGTATTGGCGAGATTCCGTTACAGACAGGCTTTGCAGAAAGCAACGATCTTCCAGTTTGAAAATTCGTTCTACATGGAATTTGAAGAACTACAATCTGCCATCGCAGAGGGACAATTTGCCTCGTGGTATCTAGATGACGAACTTATCGGAAGCGGAGTAATTGCTTAA
- a CDS encoding winged helix-turn-helix transcriptional regulator, with protein MECKPLEKELHKKEMMAVQDSMDVLSGKWKISIISSICYYNKRRFSDILNDVVGISNKMLSKELKELEINKLINRTVLNTQPVTVQYELTKHGKTLQTIINNLTDWGIAHRKEIIGK; from the coding sequence ATGGAATGTAAACCTCTTGAAAAAGAACTTCATAAAAAGGAGATGATGGCCGTTCAGGATTCGATGGATGTGTTGAGTGGGAAATGGAAAATATCTATTATTTCATCAATCTGCTATTACAATAAAAGACGATTTTCTGATATTCTGAATGATGTGGTTGGAATTTCCAACAAAATGCTGAGTAAGGAATTAAAAGAATTGGAAATCAATAAACTGATAAACCGTACGGTTTTGAATACTCAACCTGTAACGGTACAATATGAATTGACTAAACACGGTAAAACGTTGCAGACAATCATTAATAATCTGACAGATTGGGGAATTGCTCACAGAAAGGAAATTATTGGGAAATAG
- a CDS encoding SDR family NAD(P)-dependent oxidoreductase, translated as MSKLKNKVAVVTGASKGIGASIAKYFAAEGAKVVVNYASSKADADKVVNEITNSGGIAIAVQGDVSKEADVIRLFDETKNAFGTLDVLVNNAGIYNYEPIEQVSAETFHQQFNINVLGSIFAIQSALKLFGEKGGNIINISSGASRSPLPTGSVYSATKTALDAFTVALSKEFAGRNIRINSILPGIVETEGSHTAGFIGSEAETKFVSNTPLGRTGQPEDIAKAAVFIASDDAGWITGEQIAVSGGIFGF; from the coding sequence ATGAGTAAATTAAAAAATAAAGTAGCTGTAGTTACAGGTGCTTCAAAAGGAATAGGTGCTTCAATCGCAAAATATTTTGCAGCAGAAGGCGCAAAAGTTGTCGTTAATTATGCATCAAGCAAAGCTGACGCAGATAAAGTGGTAAACGAAATCACCAACTCTGGCGGAATCGCCATTGCCGTACAGGGCGATGTCTCGAAAGAAGCAGATGTCATCAGACTTTTTGATGAAACGAAAAATGCTTTCGGTACATTGGATGTTTTGGTAAATAATGCCGGAATTTATAACTATGAGCCTATCGAACAGGTATCGGCAGAAACATTTCATCAGCAATTCAATATCAATGTTTTAGGTTCTATTTTTGCGATTCAGTCAGCATTAAAACTATTTGGTGAAAAAGGTGGAAATATCATCAATATCAGTTCAGGTGCAAGCAGATCTCCATTGCCTACAGGCTCAGTATATTCTGCAACAAAGACCGCATTAGATGCTTTTACCGTTGCTCTGTCAAAAGAATTTGCAGGCAGAAACATCCGAATCAATTCTATTTTGCCGGGTATCGTAGAAACAGAAGGTTCTCATACAGCCGGATTCATCGGTAGCGAAGCTGAAACTAAATTTGTATCCAACACACCACTCGGACGCACAGGACAGCCAGAAGACATTGCAAAAGCTGCCGTATTTATTGCTTCAGACGATGCAGGATGGATTACGGGTGAACAGATTGCTGTTTCAGGTGGAATTTTTGGTTTTTAA
- a CDS encoding SDR family oxidoreductase, whose translation MNRLKNKVAVITGGNSGIGFGIAESFKNEGAVGTITGRNETTLNSSVDALGSEFIGIKGDVTNLDDLENVFKKTSEKFGKIDVLVVNAGGIVDGVPLGSIEDITEKSYDQYMDLNLKSAYFSVQKALPYLNEGASIILIGSSAAHRAAPGMAIYGAAKAAIISLAKGLSLDLLPKKIRVNALSPGSIDTPVFGKIVPEEQLEQVKQLWIDITPVGRQGLPSDIGNAAVFLASDESTFVVGTEILADGGLTNISLMK comes from the coding sequence ATGAACAGATTAAAAAATAAAGTAGCCGTCATTACCGGCGGTAACAGCGGTATCGGATTTGGTATTGCAGAATCATTCAAAAATGAAGGTGCAGTTGGTACAATTACGGGTAGAAATGAGACAACCTTAAACAGTTCTGTGGACGCTTTAGGTTCAGAATTTATCGGAATTAAAGGAGATGTTACCAATCTTGATGATCTGGAAAATGTCTTTAAGAAAACATCCGAAAAATTTGGAAAAATTGACGTCTTGGTAGTTAATGCGGGAGGCATTGTTGACGGCGTTCCATTAGGAAGCATTGAAGATATAACAGAAAAAAGTTATGATCAATACATGGATTTAAACCTGAAAAGCGCCTACTTTTCCGTTCAAAAAGCACTTCCTTATCTTAATGAAGGAGCTTCCATTATTCTTATCGGATCAAGTGCTGCTCATCGTGCCGCACCGGGAATGGCGATTTATGGAGCTGCAAAAGCCGCCATTATATCATTAGCCAAAGGTTTGTCATTAGATTTACTGCCGAAGAAAATTAGAGTGAATGCCCTTTCACCAGGTTCTATTGACACACCAGTTTTCGGAAAAATTGTCCCGGAAGAACAATTGGAACAGGTAAAACAGTTATGGATAGACATTACTCCGGTTGGCAGACAGGGATTACCATCGGACATTGGAAATGCTGCTGTATTTTTAGCATCAGATGAATCAACTTTTGTTGTTGGAACCGAAATTCTTGCAGACGGAGGACTTACCAATATCAGTCTGATGAAGTAA
- a CDS encoding DUF4249 domain-containing protein, whose protein sequence is MMINKKYLIIYSLLLCLVSCEEVIDLPLDDMSGKIVIEGAVTDEDGPYFVQVTRSRKISFEDSGSVRVANATVVITDDQGQTDTLKYENGVYKTVNLVTNYGRVYTLSVTVDGVTYKSTSKMPEYVEFEGLKQTTLFNGSEDGVGIIPIFTDPSEKGNYYLFKSNKTNLDLSPAYTVMSDDIGNGEVNVKPISNKITLKKNDTIQVEMRSVDASVYKYFKALPLSTLENSGVSVTPTNPPSNISNGALGYFSAHTTSTKDIIIK, encoded by the coding sequence ATGATGATCAATAAAAAATACTTAATTATATATTCTCTTCTTTTGTGTTTAGTAAGCTGTGAAGAAGTAATAGATCTTCCTTTAGATGATATGAGCGGAAAAATTGTTATTGAAGGAGCCGTTACAGATGAAGATGGGCCTTATTTCGTGCAAGTTACCAGATCCAGAAAAATATCTTTTGAAGATAGCGGTTCTGTGCGAGTAGCCAATGCAACCGTAGTTATTACAGATGACCAAGGGCAAACGGATACGCTGAAATATGAAAACGGTGTTTACAAAACGGTAAATCTTGTGACGAATTATGGACGTGTTTATACACTTTCGGTTACTGTAGATGGAGTTACCTATAAATCTACCAGTAAAATGCCGGAATATGTAGAATTTGAAGGGCTCAAACAAACAACACTTTTTAATGGAAGTGAGGATGGTGTAGGTATTATTCCAATTTTTACAGACCCATCAGAAAAAGGGAATTATTATCTTTTTAAGTCTAATAAAACTAACCTTGATCTATCTCCCGCTTATACTGTTATGTCTGATGATATAGGAAATGGAGAAGTAAATGTTAAGCCGATTTCTAATAAAATTACTTTGAAGAAGAATGATACGATACAGGTTGAAATGCGGTCTGTTGATGCTTCTGTTTATAAATATTTTAAAGCACTCCCATTATCAACTTTGGAAAATTCTGGAGTAAGCGTTACACCGACTAATCCTCCAAGCAATATCAGTAACGGAGCTCTAGGATATTTTTCTGCGCACACTACTTCTACAAAAGATATTATCATTAAATAG
- a CDS encoding TonB-dependent receptor, whose translation MMRITTMAIFLSVCSYAQKNHSINGVIKDQDTGEIISGASIKVKEKPEITIETNEYGFYSISLPESDYTLIINHNKHGTITKNIHLYETVKMDLTMEKEDAVIEEVLINKKNKTTAFTKSKMGAEVLDIQSISKLPVLFGEKDVIKTLQFLPGISSQEGSSGFSVRGGSPDQNLILLDEAPIFNNSHLLGFFSTFNSDALRSVSVYKGNMPSQYGGRLSSIIDVKMKEGNNQDYNVTGGIGLISSRLSVEGPIQKGKSSFIISGRRTYADLFVGKEDGKKTKLYFYDLNAKANFQINNNNSIHLSTYFGKDVISYKKFKNNWGNIAVTLRWNSIISSKLFSNTSFIFSNYNYKTNIQNFDGSLLEVNPNIRNLSFKQDFNHYIGLNHSLRYGLQSSYYYFNTPGLSESVKSGFLVKPRSMWENALYINDDFKITDKFFINYGVRLSMLSSGEKTSETEESGNNNFAKSYTNLEPRLMLNYEFNKSNSLRIGYTRNTQNIQTLSSTSNENLANDLWINLRKPETADQINIGYTKKFKSDYEISIETFYKKMSNLVDYKDGVEVNVLDNIENNLLYNGHGRAYGLEFLAKKTSGRLTGWLSYTLSKTERKIDGINDGEWYNAQQDKTHNLSIVTSYQLTPKWTLSGAFVYSTGNAVTFPVGRYESGDQTILQYGKRNSNRMPAYHRLDINATYEPITNKRFKSSWSFGIYNVYGRSNPFSVTFQPQLVDPNGIQTVKTSLFSIVPNVTYNFKF comes from the coding sequence ATGATGAGAATAACTACAATGGCAATTTTTTTGTCAGTATGTTCCTATGCCCAAAAAAACCACTCTATTAACGGAGTCATCAAAGATCAAGATACGGGAGAGATTATTTCTGGAGCCTCTATTAAAGTAAAAGAGAAACCTGAAATTACTATTGAAACCAATGAGTATGGTTTTTACTCTATCTCCTTACCCGAAAGTGATTATACATTAATTATCAACCACAATAAACATGGCACAATAACTAAGAATATACATTTATACGAAACCGTAAAAATGGATTTGACCATGGAAAAAGAAGATGCTGTAATAGAAGAAGTTTTAATCAATAAAAAAAATAAAACGACAGCTTTCACAAAATCTAAAATGGGAGCAGAAGTATTAGATATTCAAAGTATTTCAAAGCTTCCTGTTTTATTTGGTGAGAAAGATGTCATAAAAACGTTACAGTTTTTGCCGGGAATAAGCTCACAAGAAGGGAGTTCAGGTTTTAGTGTGCGAGGAGGAAGTCCTGATCAAAATCTTATTTTATTAGATGAGGCTCCTATATTTAATAATTCGCATTTGTTGGGATTTTTCAGCACATTCAACAGTGATGCATTGAGAAGTGTTTCGGTCTACAAAGGAAATATGCCTTCGCAATACGGAGGAAGATTGTCTTCAATAATTGATGTAAAAATGAAAGAAGGTAACAATCAGGATTACAATGTTACCGGAGGGATTGGTTTAATCAGCAGCAGGCTAAGTGTAGAAGGTCCAATTCAGAAAGGAAAGTCTTCTTTTATAATCTCAGGGAGACGAACTTATGCAGATCTTTTTGTAGGCAAAGAAGACGGAAAAAAGACAAAACTGTATTTTTATGATCTTAATGCAAAGGCAAATTTTCAGATAAATAACAACAACAGTATACATTTATCAACTTACTTTGGGAAAGACGTTATTTCCTATAAAAAGTTTAAAAATAACTGGGGAAATATAGCCGTAACATTACGCTGGAACAGTATTATAAGCAGTAAATTGTTTTCCAATACTTCTTTTATCTTCAGTAATTATAATTATAAAACAAATATTCAAAATTTTGACGGATCTCTTCTGGAAGTTAATCCGAATATAAGAAACCTTTCTTTTAAACAGGATTTTAACCATTATATTGGTCTTAATCATTCATTACGATATGGATTACAATCATCTTACTATTATTTTAATACACCGGGACTTTCAGAATCTGTAAAATCCGGCTTTTTGGTAAAACCCAGATCAATGTGGGAAAACGCTTTATATATTAATGATGATTTTAAAATTACAGATAAATTCTTTATTAATTACGGAGTGAGATTGTCTATGCTTTCTTCCGGAGAGAAAACATCAGAAACTGAAGAATCCGGAAATAACAATTTTGCCAAAAGCTACACCAATTTAGAGCCTCGTTTGATGCTTAATTATGAATTTAATAAAAGTAACAGCCTTAGAATAGGATACACCCGAAATACCCAAAATATTCAGACGTTGAGCAGTACAAGTAATGAAAATTTGGCTAATGATTTATGGATTAATTTAAGAAAACCGGAAACTGCAGATCAGATCAATATTGGATATACCAAAAAATTCAAAAGTGATTATGAAATCAGCATTGAAACTTTTTACAAAAAAATGTCTAATCTGGTAGATTATAAAGATGGTGTTGAAGTAAACGTATTGGATAATATAGAAAATAATCTTTTGTATAATGGTCACGGAAGAGCTTACGGACTAGAGTTTTTAGCAAAGAAAACCTCGGGAAGACTTACAGGTTGGCTGTCGTACACATTATCAAAAACAGAGAGAAAAATAGACGGAATTAATGACGGAGAATGGTATAATGCCCAACAAGATAAGACGCATAATTTATCAATCGTAACGAGCTATCAATTAACTCCTAAGTGGACGTTATCCGGAGCATTTGTTTACAGTACGGGAAATGCAGTAACATTCCCCGTTGGAAGGTATGAATCAGGTGATCAAACGATATTGCAATACGGAAAAAGAAACAGCAATCGTATGCCTGCTTATCATAGGCTGGATATTAATGCGACCTATGAACCCATAACAAATAAACGCTTTAAAAGCTCATGGTCATTTGGGATATATAATGTTTATGGAAGAAGCAATCCTTTCTCTGTAACATTCCAACCTCAATTAGTTGATCCAAACGGGATACAGACCGTGAAAACTTCTCTTTTCTCTATCGTTCCGAACGTAACCTATAACTTTAAATTCTAA
- a CDS encoding glycine-rich domain-containing protein gives METKMLLQNDSLWNRLQQFSLDAPNVDFPFSKKLAKEEKWSVDFTKKAIEEYKKFVYLCCVLPNGASPSEIVDKVWHMHLIYTQNYWEEFCPDILKRKLHHHPSKGGFAEKDKHQNWFSDTLKNYKEIFNQDAPEDIWNSTVKKSQYKRSWLTRLKITTLICLLLMVYSCSDNTLNTLTIFVAVIIVFFLFISLISTILETNIPKDQDKNGNSSADGGGCSGGGGSCSGGGCGGGCGGCGGCGG, from the coding sequence ATGGAAACAAAAATGTTATTACAGAACGATTCTCTCTGGAACAGACTTCAGCAGTTTTCGTTAGATGCTCCCAATGTTGATTTTCCTTTCTCAAAAAAATTAGCCAAAGAAGAAAAGTGGAGTGTAGATTTTACTAAAAAAGCGATAGAAGAGTATAAAAAGTTCGTTTATCTCTGTTGTGTTCTCCCAAACGGCGCTTCACCAAGCGAAATTGTAGATAAGGTGTGGCATATGCATCTTATTTATACTCAAAATTACTGGGAAGAATTTTGTCCGGATATTCTGAAAAGGAAACTTCACCACCACCCGTCAAAAGGAGGTTTTGCAGAAAAAGATAAACATCAGAATTGGTTCTCAGATACTTTAAAAAACTACAAAGAAATTTTTAATCAGGACGCACCAGAAGATATCTGGAATAGTACAGTTAAAAAATCTCAGTATAAAAGATCATGGCTCACAAGACTGAAGATTACCACTTTAATTTGTCTTTTATTGATGGTGTATTCCTGCTCCGATAATACTCTTAATACGCTGACAATCTTTGTTGCTGTGATTATAGTTTTTTTTCTCTTTATAAGTTTGATTTCAACGATTTTAGAGACAAATATTCCAAAAGATCAGGATAAAAATGGTAACAGCAGTGCTGACGGTGGCGGCTGTAGCGGAGGAGGAGGAAGTTGCAGCGGCGGTGGTTGTGGAGGAGGGTGCGGAGGATGTGGTGGTTGCGGGGGATAA